From the Lathyrus oleraceus cultivar Zhongwan6 chromosome 4, CAAS_Psat_ZW6_1.0, whole genome shotgun sequence genome, one window contains:
- the LOC127136284 gene encoding uncharacterized protein LOC127136284, which translates to MVAQNSQFQEETRNNHRNIIASIKNLEVHMGQIAQQIAGSQAQGSLPSATLQNLRNHEKVNVITTRSQKVDKNEEEKATKDDHVIEVVLEVRENKKEEEEVIPPVKPIEDKNKKEAKHVIKLTYPQRVTKKDPKEKDFEKFIIMFKKLEINMPFFEALKQMPMYQKFMKEVIAKKRPIGDGSVTFNEKCSAISPGRRIPIKKDPGFVTVPCTVKEKTFKKVLIDSGASVSLMPLSIYQRLGIRNVSDTRTNMKFEDHSIQNAYGMAEDVLVTIEEFSFPIDFVIIDIHEDEETPIILGRPFTRTSQCNFDIDHSTLTLKVYDDEITLNVLENRKLEVEKENNYQVGMIGTDVKGQSNMSTSKKVSRSPSQLV; encoded by the coding sequence ATGGTAGCTCAAAATTCCCagttccaagaagaaacaagaaaTAATCATAGGAACATTATTGCTTCTatcaaaaatcttgaagttcatATGGGTCAAATAGCACAACAAATAGCAGGTTCTCAAGCACAAGGTTCCCTACCAAGTGCAACATTACAAAACCTGAGAAACCATGAGAAAGTTAATGTTATCACGACAAGAAGTCAAAAAGTTGATAAAAATGAAGAAGAGAAGGCAACAAAGGATGACCATGTCATAGAGGTAGTTCTGGAAGTGAGGGAAAataagaaagaagaagaagaagttatACCACCAGTAAAGCCAATTgaagataaaaataaaaaagaggcTAAACATGTGATTAAGTTAACttaccctcagagagtgacaaagaaaGATCCAAAAGAGAAAGACTTTGAGAAATTCATCATAATGTTTAAAAAGCTAGAGATCAATATGCCTTTCTTTGAAGCACTCAAGCAAATGCCCATGTACCAAAAATTCATGAAAGAGGTAATCGCTAAAAAGAGACCAATAGGAGATGGGTCGGTAACCTTTAATGAAAAATGTAGTGCAATATCACCAGGTAGGAGAATCCCAATCAAGAAGGATCCTGGATTTGTCACGGTCCCATGCACTGTAAAAGAGAAAACTTTCAAGAAGGTACTAATTGATTCAGGGGCTAGTGTGAGTCTGATGCCATTGTCAATCTATCAAAGGCTTGGTATTCGAAATGTCAGTGATACAAGGACAAATATGAAATTTGAAGATCACTCCATACAGAATGCATATGGGATGGCGGAAGACGTACTGGTGACAATAGAGGAATTTAGTTTTCCTATTGATTTTGTGATCATAGACATACATGAGGATGAAGAGACACCTATCATTCTTGGTCGACCATTCACGCGAACAAGTCAATGCAATTTCGACATAGACCACAGTACACTAACTTTAAAagtttatgatgatgaaataaccCTGAATGTTCTTGAAAACAGGAAGCTAGAggtagaaaaagaaaataacTATCAAGTAGGCATGATCGGGACAGATGTGAAAGGCCAAAGTAACATGTCAACATCAAAAAAGGTCTCAAGAAGTCCATCTCAATTGGTATAA